A region from the Acanthopagrus latus isolate v.2019 chromosome 8, fAcaLat1.1, whole genome shotgun sequence genome encodes:
- the saal1 gene encoding protein saal1 isoform X1, which produces MDGRCDGADEVEAEGSSSPTAIHSPVMDRNPSPPPDTADGEEDGDLDAIGDTVYSKHWLFSTLTRLIHMVTEHSEVDFEGQMQLPDDDEEDLCRVWDMAMDKDVAGFLQEFKATDILLGVIAKSCCPRLTEICVGILGNIACFPDTCLTLSQNDDLGAVLLLLLGDADPPTILETSRLLLTCVSQKDVCSLWLQRIKQQTSVRSNLCFIMCSSTNTDLIEKVGELVDKLFDLDEELMKSWITAQPSEEEGGDGESHLDVVSCLLEAAKQLRSESPNGLEVYLHALQLLTTIDEGIQSFAAPDGPGKAVWDFICDVVCEDLCQPNDLPVVLQEQKSILVQAFSVLHALYRCQDQWCSKRDTSLPLIGTILRVLQYHREGKHDSASKEDTSDEQLQALAEITAEFLADICIQIPKDTVADLVAKGYLTEKTSLTAASSLMPNFKTSFQHLQSMLSETDPQLADVILPQVMLTTWISDGKTRQGFHSITSDKLNKIP; this is translated from the exons ATGG ACGGTAGATGTGATGGTGCTGATGAAGTGGAGGCTGAGGGATCCTCATCTCCAACTGCAATACACTCTCCTGTCATGGACCGTAACCCATCACCACCTCCAGACACAGCCGAcggagaggaggacggagacCTGGATGCCATTGGAGACACCGTTTACAGCAAACACTGGCTTTTCAGCACCCTGACTCGTCTCATCCAT ATGGTCACAGAGCATTCAGAAGTGGATTTTGAGGGTCAGATGCAGCtccctgatgatgatgaggaagatCTGTGTAGAGTCTGGGATATGGCGATGGATAAG GACGTGGCTGGTTTTCTGCAGGAATTCAAAGCTACAGATATCCTTCTAGGGGTGATAGCCAAATCTTGTTGTCCACGTCTCACA GAAATTTGTGTGGGAATCCTGGGAAACATCGCTTGTTTTCCCGACACTTGTCTTACTCTCAGCCAAAACGACGACTTGGG AGCTGTGCTGTTGCTTCTTCTTGGAGACGCAGATCCTCCGACCATCCTGGAAACAAGCAG ATTGCTGCTGACTTGTGTCTCTCAAAAAGATGTCTGTTCCTTGTGGCTTCAGCGAATAAAACAGCAGACGTCTGTGCGCTCCAACCTCTGTTTCATCATGTGCAGCTCTACCAACA ccgaCCTGATTGAGAAGGTTGGAGAGCTGGTCGACAAACTGTTCGACCTTGACGAAGAGCTGATGAAGAGTTGGATCACAGCTCAGCCaagtgaagaggaggggggtgatGGTGAAAGCCATCTGGATGTGGTCTCATGTCTTCTCGAGGCTGCCAAGCAGCTTAG ATCAGAGAGTCCGAATGGCTTAGAGGTATACCTTCACGCCCTCCAACTTCTCACCACCATAGATGAGGGGATTCAGAGTTTTG ctgccCCCGATGGACCCGGAAAAGCAGTATGGGACTTCATCTGTGACGTTGTGTGTGAGGACCTGTGCCAGCCAAATGATCTTCCAGTTGTCCTGCAAGAGCAGAAGAGCATTTTGGTTCAGGCATTTTCTGTGCTGCACGCTCTTTATAGATGCCAGGACCAGTGGTGCAGCAAAAGGGACACAA GTCTACCTCTTATTGGGACCATTCTGCGGGTGCTTCAGTACCACAGGGAGGGCAAACATGACAGTGCAAGCAAAGAAGACACAAGCGACGAACAGCTCCAGGCTCTAGCAGAGATCACAGCTGAGTTTCTAGCTGACATCTGCATTCAGATTCCCAAG GACACTGTGGCAGATTTGGTGGCAAAAGGCTACCTTACAGAGAAGACTTCTCTCACAGCTGCAAGCAGTTTAATGCCGAACTTTAAGACTTCA TTTCAGCACCTGCAGTCCATGTTGTCAGAGACTGATCCCCAACTGGCAGACGTT ATCCTGCCTCAAGTCATGCTTACTACATGGATTTCCGATGGGAAGACTCGACAAGGTTTTCACTCCATCACAAGTGACAAACTTAACAAAATTCCCTAA
- the tph1a gene encoding tryptophan 5-hydroxylase 1a, whose translation MYSNKNEGPRRGRSFDSMNIGFEEKLLNNEINKSTFTKIEENSEKNNTSEKGRATIIFSLKNEVGGLVKALRLFQENHVNLVHIESRKSKRRNSEFEIFVDCDSNHEQLNEIIHLLRKHVNVVDMDPPDNSCLHEEDMYDVPWFPKKISDLDKCANRVLMYGSELDADHPGFKDNVYRKRRKYFADLAMAFKHGDPIPRIEFTEEEVKTWGVVYRELNKLYPTHACREYLKNLPLLSKYCEFREDNIPQLEDVSRFLRERTGFTIRPVAGYLSPRDFLAGLAFRVFHCTQYVRHSSDPLYTPEPDTCHELLGHVPLLAEPSFAQFSQEIGLASLGASDDSVQKLATCYFFTVEFGLCKQEGQLRAYGAGLLSSISELKHALSGNARIMSFDPKVTSKQECIITTFQDVYFVSESFEEAKVKMREFAKTIKRPFTVRYNPYTQSVDVLKDTPSINSVVEELRHELDIVGDALSRLNKQLGV comes from the exons ATGTACTCAAACAAAAACGAAGGACCGCGTAGAGGAAGATCTTTTGACTCCATGAACATTGGCTTCGAAGAGAAATTGCTGAACAATGAG ataaacAAATCGACCTTCACAAAAATTGAAGAAAACTCTGAAAAGAACAACACGTCGGAGAAAGGCAGAGCAACAATCATCTTCTCCCTCAAGAATGAAGTGGGAGGATTAGTAAAGGCGCTCAGACTCTTCCAA GAAAACCACGTCAACCTTGTCCACATAGAGTCGAGAAAATCCAAACGACGCAACTCTGAGTTTGAAATCTTCGTGGACTGCGACAGCAACCACGAACAGCTGAATGAGATAATCCACCTGCTCCGAAAGCATGTGAACGTGGTGGACATGGACCCTCCAGATAACTCCTGTCTACACGAGGAAG ataTGTATGACGTTCCTTGGTTCCCAAAGAAGATTTCAGACTTGGACAAATGTGCTAACCGTGTCCTGATGTACGGCTCTGAGTTGGATGCGGATCATCCG GGTTTCAAGGACAACGTCTACCGGAAAAGGCGAAAGTACTTTGCTGATCTTGCCATGGCCTTCAAACA TGGGGATCCGATCCCTCGCATCGagttcacagaggaggaagtgaagactTGGGGAGTCGTGTACAGGGAGCTCAACAAGTTGTACCCAACCCACGCCTGCCGGGAGTACTTGAAGAACCTGCCACTGCTCTCCAAATACTGTGAATTTCGGGAGGACAACATCCCTCAGCTGGAAGATGTCTCACGCTTCCTCAGGG aaCGCACCGGATTTACCATCAGGCCTGTGGCTGGTTATCTGTCCCCTCGTGACTTCCTTGCCGGTTTGGCCTTCCGTGTTTTCCACTGTACCCAGTACGTGCGGCACAGCTCCGACCCCTTGTACACCCCAGAGCC GGACACGTGCCATGAGCTGCTGGGTCACGTCCCTCTGCTGGCCGAGCCCAGCTTCGCCCAGTTTTCTCAGGAGATCGGTCTCGCTTCCCTCGGAGCCTCAGATGACTCCGTTCAGAAACTGGCCACA TGCTACTTCTTCACCGTGGAGTTTGGCCTATGCAAACAAGAAGGGCAGCTGCGAGCATACGGAGCGGGGCTGCTGTCATCGATCAGTGAGcttaag CATGCGCTCTCTGGCAATGCAAGGATAATGTCTTTCGACCCCAAAGTCACATCCAAGCAAGAATGCATCATCACGACGTTTCAGGATGTCTACTTTGTCTCGGAGAGCTTCGAGGAGGCCAAAGTCAAGATGAG GGAATTTGCCAAGACCATCAAGCGTCCCTTCACGGTGCGATACAACCCTTACACCCAGAGTGTGGACGTGCTAAAAGACACTCCCAGCATCAACAGCGTGGTGGAGGAGCTTCGGCACGAGCTTGACATCGTCGGCGACGCCCTCAGCCGGCTGAACAAGCAGCTGGGCGTCTGA
- the saal1 gene encoding protein saal1 isoform X2, which produces MDGRCDGADEVEAEGSSSPTAIHSPVMDRNPSPPPDTADGEEDGDLDAIGDTVYSKHWLFSTLTRLIHMVTEHSEVDFEGQMQLPDDDEEDLCRVWDMAMDKDVAGFLQEFKATDILLGVIAKSCCPRLTEICVGILGNIACFPDTCLTLSQNDDLGAVLLLLLGDADPPTILETSRLLLTCVSQKDVCSLWLQRIKQQTSVRSNLCFIMCSSTNTDLIEKVGELVDKLFDLDEELMKSWITAQPSEEEGGDGESHLDVVSCLLEAAKQLRSESPNGLEVYLHALQLLTTIDEGIQSFAAPDGPGKAVWDFICDVVCEDLCQPNDLPVVLQEQKSILVQAFSVLHALYRCQDQWCSKRDTSLPLIGTILRVLQYHREGKHDSASKEDTSDEQLQALAEITAEFLADICIQIPKDTVADLVAKGYLTEKTSLTAASSLMPNFKTSILPQVMLTTWISDGKTRQGFHSITSDKLNKIP; this is translated from the exons ATGG ACGGTAGATGTGATGGTGCTGATGAAGTGGAGGCTGAGGGATCCTCATCTCCAACTGCAATACACTCTCCTGTCATGGACCGTAACCCATCACCACCTCCAGACACAGCCGAcggagaggaggacggagacCTGGATGCCATTGGAGACACCGTTTACAGCAAACACTGGCTTTTCAGCACCCTGACTCGTCTCATCCAT ATGGTCACAGAGCATTCAGAAGTGGATTTTGAGGGTCAGATGCAGCtccctgatgatgatgaggaagatCTGTGTAGAGTCTGGGATATGGCGATGGATAAG GACGTGGCTGGTTTTCTGCAGGAATTCAAAGCTACAGATATCCTTCTAGGGGTGATAGCCAAATCTTGTTGTCCACGTCTCACA GAAATTTGTGTGGGAATCCTGGGAAACATCGCTTGTTTTCCCGACACTTGTCTTACTCTCAGCCAAAACGACGACTTGGG AGCTGTGCTGTTGCTTCTTCTTGGAGACGCAGATCCTCCGACCATCCTGGAAACAAGCAG ATTGCTGCTGACTTGTGTCTCTCAAAAAGATGTCTGTTCCTTGTGGCTTCAGCGAATAAAACAGCAGACGTCTGTGCGCTCCAACCTCTGTTTCATCATGTGCAGCTCTACCAACA ccgaCCTGATTGAGAAGGTTGGAGAGCTGGTCGACAAACTGTTCGACCTTGACGAAGAGCTGATGAAGAGTTGGATCACAGCTCAGCCaagtgaagaggaggggggtgatGGTGAAAGCCATCTGGATGTGGTCTCATGTCTTCTCGAGGCTGCCAAGCAGCTTAG ATCAGAGAGTCCGAATGGCTTAGAGGTATACCTTCACGCCCTCCAACTTCTCACCACCATAGATGAGGGGATTCAGAGTTTTG ctgccCCCGATGGACCCGGAAAAGCAGTATGGGACTTCATCTGTGACGTTGTGTGTGAGGACCTGTGCCAGCCAAATGATCTTCCAGTTGTCCTGCAAGAGCAGAAGAGCATTTTGGTTCAGGCATTTTCTGTGCTGCACGCTCTTTATAGATGCCAGGACCAGTGGTGCAGCAAAAGGGACACAA GTCTACCTCTTATTGGGACCATTCTGCGGGTGCTTCAGTACCACAGGGAGGGCAAACATGACAGTGCAAGCAAAGAAGACACAAGCGACGAACAGCTCCAGGCTCTAGCAGAGATCACAGCTGAGTTTCTAGCTGACATCTGCATTCAGATTCCCAAG GACACTGTGGCAGATTTGGTGGCAAAAGGCTACCTTACAGAGAAGACTTCTCTCACAGCTGCAAGCAGTTTAATGCCGAACTTTAAGACTTCA ATCCTGCCTCAAGTCATGCTTACTACATGGATTTCCGATGGGAAGACTCGACAAGGTTTTCACTCCATCACAAGTGACAAACTTAACAAAATTCCCTAA
- the saal1 gene encoding protein saal1 isoform X3 has translation MDGRCDGADEVEAEGSSSPTAIHSPVMDRNPSPPPDTADGEEDGDLDAIGDTVYSKHWLFSTLTRLIHMVTEHSEVDFEGQMQLPDDDEEDLCRVWDMAMDKDVAGFLQEFKATDILLGVIAKSCCPRLTEICVGILGNIACFPDTCLTLSQNDDLGAVLLLLLGDADPPTILETSRLLLTCVSQKDVCSLWLQRIKQQTSVRSNLCFIMCSSTNTDLIEKVGELVDKLFDLDEELMKSWITAQPSEEEGGDGESHLDVVSCLLEAAKQLRSESPNGLEVYLHALQLLTTIDEGIQSFAAPDGPGKAVWDFICDVVCEDLCQPNDLPVVLQEQKSILVQAFSVLHALYRCQDQWCSKRDTSLPLIGTILRVLQYHREGKHDSASKEDTSDEQLQALAEITAEFLADICIQIPKDTVADLVAKGYLTEKTSLTAASSLMPNFKTSFQHLQSMLSETDPQLADVVRKQFPV, from the exons ATGG ACGGTAGATGTGATGGTGCTGATGAAGTGGAGGCTGAGGGATCCTCATCTCCAACTGCAATACACTCTCCTGTCATGGACCGTAACCCATCACCACCTCCAGACACAGCCGAcggagaggaggacggagacCTGGATGCCATTGGAGACACCGTTTACAGCAAACACTGGCTTTTCAGCACCCTGACTCGTCTCATCCAT ATGGTCACAGAGCATTCAGAAGTGGATTTTGAGGGTCAGATGCAGCtccctgatgatgatgaggaagatCTGTGTAGAGTCTGGGATATGGCGATGGATAAG GACGTGGCTGGTTTTCTGCAGGAATTCAAAGCTACAGATATCCTTCTAGGGGTGATAGCCAAATCTTGTTGTCCACGTCTCACA GAAATTTGTGTGGGAATCCTGGGAAACATCGCTTGTTTTCCCGACACTTGTCTTACTCTCAGCCAAAACGACGACTTGGG AGCTGTGCTGTTGCTTCTTCTTGGAGACGCAGATCCTCCGACCATCCTGGAAACAAGCAG ATTGCTGCTGACTTGTGTCTCTCAAAAAGATGTCTGTTCCTTGTGGCTTCAGCGAATAAAACAGCAGACGTCTGTGCGCTCCAACCTCTGTTTCATCATGTGCAGCTCTACCAACA ccgaCCTGATTGAGAAGGTTGGAGAGCTGGTCGACAAACTGTTCGACCTTGACGAAGAGCTGATGAAGAGTTGGATCACAGCTCAGCCaagtgaagaggaggggggtgatGGTGAAAGCCATCTGGATGTGGTCTCATGTCTTCTCGAGGCTGCCAAGCAGCTTAG ATCAGAGAGTCCGAATGGCTTAGAGGTATACCTTCACGCCCTCCAACTTCTCACCACCATAGATGAGGGGATTCAGAGTTTTG ctgccCCCGATGGACCCGGAAAAGCAGTATGGGACTTCATCTGTGACGTTGTGTGTGAGGACCTGTGCCAGCCAAATGATCTTCCAGTTGTCCTGCAAGAGCAGAAGAGCATTTTGGTTCAGGCATTTTCTGTGCTGCACGCTCTTTATAGATGCCAGGACCAGTGGTGCAGCAAAAGGGACACAA GTCTACCTCTTATTGGGACCATTCTGCGGGTGCTTCAGTACCACAGGGAGGGCAAACATGACAGTGCAAGCAAAGAAGACACAAGCGACGAACAGCTCCAGGCTCTAGCAGAGATCACAGCTGAGTTTCTAGCTGACATCTGCATTCAGATTCCCAAG GACACTGTGGCAGATTTGGTGGCAAAAGGCTACCTTACAGAGAAGACTTCTCTCACAGCTGCAAGCAGTTTAATGCCGAACTTTAAGACTTCA TTTCAGCACCTGCAGTCCATGTTGTCAGAGACTGATCCCCAACTGGCAGACGTTGTGAGGAAACAGTTTCCTGTCTGA